The genomic DNA AAACAAGCCGTGAATGCGGTCAGCATCTCCTTAGTCCTGCGTGGTTCTCCCATACCAGTTCCTGTATATTCCAATGCACTCCCAGGGATGCCAGCGGCAGAAAGGTCCAGTGGGTTCCAAGGGATTGCTATTAACCAACCATTCGAAAACGCGTGGGAGAACAATAGATTCTGTGGCTAGggcgaaaaagaaaaagaaaaaccaaaatcAAAAGCCACGATGACCGTCACCGGGTATGAACTGGAATCACCAACCGGATCAGCCACTCCTAAATTGGAGCTGTAATTCGTCCCCAGGCCGGAATGAATTCCGTCCACAAAAAAGAACGGTGTTCGCTTGAAGGCAGTATTATTTTGTCACCGCACCTACTACACTGGACgctggagggggaagaagaagagtttggatttgatatcccgctttatcactaccagaaggagtctcaaagcggctcacattctcctttcccttccttccccacaacaaacactctgtgaggtgagtggggctgagagacttcagagaagtgtgactagcccaaggtcacccagcagctgcatgtggaggagcggagacgcgaacccggttccccagataaggagtctaccgctctaaaccactacaccacactgggaagacATAGGCGCGGCCTCCCCCTACAAGTAGCCACCAGGTACGTCCCGTCACCGGTTGCCCGCGCACTACTGAATATAAGTTATCACCCACCGGGGTATCGCTCGGACCCCTTTTACCACAAGGGAGAGAAGCACAGTAAGGGGCAGGAGGTGTTTCTGCAGCTTAAGACACTCACTACCGATAACAGCCAGGCAGCTTACCCGCGTGCTAACACACCAACTCgcgtgtacacacaaacacacatacgaCCACACCCTTTAGCGCTACTAACCAAGCCCGTGTGGCGCGAATGGGCCCGGAGAGCGCCCAGGCTCCGCGACTTCCCTCaacggaaggaaggaaacagCGCAACCGCTTTGCTTTTGCTGCGGCGGGAAAACTCGCCAGACCCAACGGCGCGGCCTCTTCCGTACGGCCTCGCCACGTCCGAAAGCGCGCCTCGTCGCGGCCCGCCCAGCTACACCATCTGAAACGCGCGGTACTCGCTCGCCTCCAGCAGCAACAGCGCTACTCTCCCCTCGCTCTGCCTCACAGAGGAAAAGGCCCAACTGCAAGGGACAAAATGGCAGCCGCCTTCCTCCCCGTCTCCCTCAGGAGAAACGCGAGGACGGGCGccgggaggagggggaaatggttcTGCTGCGCACGCGCGCAAAGAGTCCCCCAGAAGCCGTCTAGCAACCAGTACGCATGCGTCTGTTGCTGTACAGGAAACTCGAGGCTTCACCAATCGTTTTGCTTTGTCGTATCGTTTTCTGTTAGTATGGCACATGAGCGGAAGAAGTAAATTCTTGCGCACAGTGCAGTTTCGATGGAAAAGAATTAGAGTGTGGAAATAACAGCAGCTAATTTTTTACGTGTCTTCATTTCCACCTCTAGTTCAGAAATCAATCTGTGCCCTTTTTGTCTCATGCGAATTTTCGTTAAACTTCGCGCAGTTTTCCTGTCTGAAATCGAATGGAAAATAGGAGTTGGGGTTGGCTATTCCGGTTTCCTAGTGTTTGTCCAAAAAAAATTGGTGGTTGTCTAAATTTCTGGTGTTCTATCATCACCATTGGCAGTAGCTCCTAACAGCAGTTTTATAATCTGTGCCTTATGTGGCACCTACACAATAATCTCAAATAAATGCACTTATTCCCTGGCATGAACGAAACACCCATCTTGCTTGATTTGGAATTTGCAACCCTACGCTTTaactgagaaaaaaaaaaccctactgaATTTGGGACGGATTTCTTCTGCGTAGACATGCTTGGTCTTTCCACGTAGAAAACCCGTTTATTGACTTGATGTAAGAGTGACCGCAAAACAGGGAAAAAAACTGACTTGCGAAAGgccaatttcccccctttatatTTGTCGAGAAAATTTTAGGCAGATCCCAGTATTCGGTCaactaaggctgtaatcctaaccccAATTACCTTGGGAGCAAACCccgttgaattcagtagggcacCTACGGTATTGGGGAATGGTTGATTTGCGCACTCTGATATATTTGGTCTGCCTGGCATCCCGTAGCGGCAGCTCCGAAACGCGAGAGCCTATTGGCTGCGCCGCTGAGGAAGGCTGCCGAGGCCGAGGCCTCGGTAGCCATGGCGACGGCGAGGCTTTGGGTTTGCGCGGCCTTCTTCTTACTCCCGTTCGGCGCGGGACTGTCGGGAGGCCAGGGCTTCTTCCTCCCGCTGCACCGGCCCCAGGGCTGCGGTGGGACGCAGTACTTTGACATCGCCAGCCTGAGTTGCGGGCAGTGCGGGGCCTCGCAGAGGAAAAGCTCTCGGGGTGAGGAGAGCTGGGCGAGCGCGGCTTACAGGCGAAATCTCTAGGAAGGGCCGCCTGGCGAGGAGCCAGCGCCTCGGGAAGGCCCACGGGAGGGCTCCTTCCCCCGCTTGTATCGAAGCCTCATTTCTTTCCACTTCAGTCATACTCCCGAGTACATGAGCCGACCCATGAAATCCATGGCGTTCCCATTGATTGGAATGGGCCTGCTGCGGGTATGGCTAACGTTGCGTATTGCCCTATGTCTCCCTCCCTCTAATGTTTCAATTCAAATGCAGCTACAACGAAGAAATCGTTAAAGGCCAAGTGAAATAAACCGCAAGGTCCAACCCCAAAAATACCCAAACATCTTATGTAGTTACAAGAGAATGCAACTGTGTATGAAGTGGGTCTATGGAACTTTTCCTCAAGGGGTGAATTGATGGGATTTACCGGTATTCCAGGGCCGTTGATAAAGCATTTTAGAGAAGTGGGGCCTCTATAGAGAAGGCTTTTTCATGAATGCCTATTTGGTCTTGGGTTTGGACATCTAAGGAGGGCCTTTCCTGTCATCTTCGCAGGAGCTAAAGAACTGAGCTCAAAAATTTGTTGAGACCCAATCTTTCTTCATTTCATCAGTCCAATTAGGATGGGGGGAgagtaattttgttgttgctattgtaaAACACACcaagtgatctaccagtagacccTGATACGACACCTTGCTGTAAGGTGTGGCTGCTTCTGTCACTCCCTGGTGTGTGTTGTTATTTATATAATCAGTGTGCATGGTTAGGTTGAAAGAGTGACAGGTCCAGGGTCAGTCAGTAAGTTTCACAGCCTACAATAGGATTTGAATCCAAGTTTCCCCAAACAGAGTCCATTACTAGCCATCAAAGCACACAGAAGTGCCAATGGAGAGGCGGGCttttagcatagctgtcaaccctccctgctgtttcccaatgctgtaataagggaatttcccacaaaaaaggaaaggttgacagctatgttttagGATATATTTCAGAGAGGTAAGCTTGTTAGAGCAAATTGGATTTCAGTGTGTAGCAACTGAAATAACAAGTTATTGTGTTGGTTTCAGGTACATCATGCACTTGTCTACCAGGATTCAAGTTAGTTTCTGATAATGGTGGATCTTCTATAGCTTGTGAAAAATGTCCAGAAAGCATGGTAATGTTATACTTGCAATAAATTCTAAACAGTTTTTACTGCAAACAATGTATAGATGTACTATATAGTTATAATGCAGTgagatttaaaatatttcaatatGTGTTTTCTTAGAGTGGAGTTACCCAAGATGGATGGGACTGCATTACTTGTCCTAAAGGCTTAACTAGTGAAGGAAGATGTAAATGCCCGGTTAATGAGATCTTGGGTAAGAATTCTATGAAGTTGTTCATAGTGTTAAAATATTAGATATCTCCAGCAAAGGAAGCAGTACTGAATATTTTTGTGGGTTGTACCTAATATTTTAAGTCCATGAATGGAAAGATCTTCAATTCATGGAAAGAGAGTTGTGCACTTAAGAGTTGCAcaccaaggctgtgtacacactatacatttaaagtacattatgtccccaaaagaatcatgggagctgtagtttacctaTCACCAAAttgcagttctcagcacccttaacaaactatagttctcaAGATTCAggttggggaaagtcatgtgcttaaaatgtatgatgCATACTCAGCCTCAGAAAGGGTCCTTCTATTCATGGGATGAAAAGATTGGATATAATACTATATGTTTGATTTCTGTCTTAAGGAAGTAACAAAAATATATTAGTCTTTTCACCCACCCAATATCAAATACTATGCTGCATTTGAGGAAGGTCATTTTTGCAGCTATTGTACTATGGGCTTCTCAACTAAAATCAAGAGGTCAATAAGTCAGTAACAGAATGATAATAACAGagacaaaaaatgaaaatataaactTATTAACTTGCTTTATACTGTCAATGATTTGTCTGTCTAACTTGGCATTGTCTCTTCTGACTAGCTTTACAAGACTTCAAGTTGAGGTCTTTCCCTGCTACCTTAAATGCTTTAATTCAGGAGTGAGGAACAGGATCCAGTCAGTAGGCTAGATCCTGACCTCTCCCACACCTGTGGGTCATTTTGACAAGTTTCTATAGCATAGTTGTTAGGATTAAGAGACCCATCCATGTGTAAAAAGCACTTCCAAGTAGCTGGTTTTCTAACTGCATCAATCCCTTATGTCACATGGAGTTTCACTCCAGAGAGTTCTGGAAGATTTTGGAATGATTTTTTCATAACCACCAGAGCCTATGGAAAAAAGAGCAGTCCTAGAAGACCCCAGCATATGTGCAGAACACTGAAAAGCCCTTTGGATCACAGTAAAGTTTTAAATTTGTGACGTGCATTAGGCAACTGAATTTTCTAGCTTTTTTCTGAAACATTGCATTTGTACATGGTTATTCACATGTACATATTATATAAGCCTATATGCCATGTTACTATATGTGTTACTTAGTGGAAAGAGACACCAATGGTGTGGTGTTGGCAGATGCATTATGTGTTCCATGTGATGGAAAAGGGAAGTCATTTGCTACTTCAAATACATTAAATAACATGTAAGTATTCTTTTTGTTGAAGACTTGCTTTGGGAGAAGGGGTTGTtgatttattcttttattcatggACAAATATATGAAATTGGAAGTAAGTGCAATTGATACAATTTTGCAAAATGTTGCAGGAATGCGgttgtatgcagtgcttttttctaaaaaaaatgtttaggggtactctcattttcctactcttattgaaataccgcccctcaatgaggccaaacttagattcacaaatgtttaggggtatgcgtccctccagaaaaaaaacactggttg from Lacerta agilis isolate rLacAgi1 chromosome 7, rLacAgi1.pri, whole genome shotgun sequence includes the following:
- the LOC117050152 gene encoding meckelin-like, with translation MATARLWVCAAFFLLPFGAGLSGGQGFFLPLHRPQGCGGTQYFDIASLSCGQCGASQRKSSRGTSCTCLPGFKLVSDNGGSSIACEKCPESMSGVTQDGWDCITCPKGLTSEGRCKCPVNEILVERDTNGVVLADALCVPCDGKGKSFATSNTLNNMCIRCEPTFISVNKSCSCSEPNILTGGLCFRSTGNYPPKGIATVRFGKLVSHSNNHFVCMLPECLHTFNLLFIFRSN